In Deinococcus psychrotolerans, the genomic window CGGGGTCGGCAGCGAGGCTGGCGAGCACTTCGGCGGGCAAATCGGGGTGCTGGGCCACCGCCGCCCGCAGTTGCCATTCGCCTCTGGCGGCGAGTTGGCGCAGCCGGGTTTCGCTCAGCGCGGCGCGGCCCGCCACCGCCCACTGCGCCTGCGGGTCGCTGTGACGCATCGCCAGTTCCTGAATCCACTCGGGAGCGGCGTCCACAGCGGCGAGGCGGGCCAAGCTGCGGCCCGTCCAGCGCTGGATGTGCTGCATCTGGGCCAGCCGGAGCAGCGGCAGCGCGGGGTTGGCAATCACCGCTTCGGGAAAGTCGGCGGCGAGGCTACCCAGCACTTCGGCGGGCGTATTAGGATGGCGGGCTACTGCTTCACGCAGAGGGGGCGCGGCGCTGCGGGCAAGGCGGGTGAGTTCCTCGGCAGTGGCGCTGGGCGCGGGCAGGCCGGTTTGAAGATCGGGCGCGGTCATGCCCTTATTCTGAACGCCCCGCGTTGTCCAGTGTGAGCGGAAGGGACACCAAGTCCAGCCAGCGGCCGAATGTGTGCCCGACCCGTAACGGCTTCAGCAGGGCGCGGCCCACTTGGCCGCCGCATGCCGTTCCGCAGACATAGACGCTGTTCGAGTCGCTAGCCAGAGTAAGTTTATGTATGTTTCCCTTGAGCTTTGACACCCCGCCTAAGGGTTGGCTCAGGCGCGGTGCTTCTTGGGCGGTGCAAGTTCGCAATTCTCAACAACTCACCCTGTTTGTAGAAAGACCACCTGAGCGGGTGGGGTGTTCAATTGCGCTCCTTTCTCGCTGGGTGTCACAAAGTAAAACGCCAGTGCCAGCAGCAAATACACCGCGATCAGCATCACGCCTTCAAACCAGGTCGCCTCGCCGTCTTTGGTTACGGTCGTCACGATCAGCGCCACCGCCACAATAGCCACCAGTTCCAGTGGACTGGAAAACACCAAATTCATCGGCTTGCCGATCAAGTACGAAATAATCACCAGCAGCGGCGCAGTAAACAGGGCTACTTGAATGGTCGCGCCTATGGCGATATTGATGGCCAGCCCAATTTTGCCTTGCCGCGCAAAGTAACTGCCCGCGATGTACTCGGCAAAGTTGCCCACCACCGCCAGCACGATAATGCCCAGAAAAAATGGACTGAGGCCCAGCGCTGCGCTGCTGGCGTCCAGCGCACCGGAGAGCATCTCGGATTCCAACGCGATGATGGCCGTTGCGCCCAGGAGCACCGCTGCCGCCTTCCAGGTCGGCCAGAGCGTGCCTTGGTGCTCCTCTTCTTCCAGCGCGAACACGTCTTTGTGCGTCACCAGCGTATAGACCAAGTTCAGGCCGTAGACCAGAATCAGCACCACCGCCACGCCCAAACTCAGGTATTCGTCTAAGTTGTTGCGGGCGGCGGCGCTTCCGGCTTCAAAGGCAGGCAGCCGCTCGGTCAAATCGAACAGGGCGGGCAGCAGCAAGGCCACCACCACCAAAAACAGCATCGAATTGAGCTGCCCAGCGTTCGCGCCGCTGAATTTCTGGCGGCTGCGGCCAAAGCTGCCGATCAAGATGGCCAGCCCCAGCCCCAGCAGCCCATTGCCGATGATGCTGCCGGTGATCTGCGCTTTCACCACAGCGGTGTTGCCCGCCAGCAGCACGAAAATGGCAATAATCAACTCGGCGAGGTTGCCAAAGGTGACGTTGAGCAGCCCGCCGATGGTCTGTCCTGCGCGGGCGGCGACCTGTTCGGTGGCCTTCCTGAGCCAGTCGGCCAGCGGAATGATCGCCACCGTGGACGCCCCGAATACCCACAGCGGCGGCGCATGAAAGACGTATTCCAGCAGCAGACTGATCGGGATAAAGGCCAGCAAGAGATTCATAGCGCTGACAATAGGGGATGGACAGGGGCGCGTGGGAGCTTGGGGGGAAGCTGAATGTTGGGCTGTTCTTTAGCACCGCCAAGCGTAAGCCTCAGCCCGCACCCCGCCGCCTCCCTGCTCTAGAATCTCCCTTGATGCCTGCCCAAACCCGAACCCTCGCCAGCGGCCTGACCGTGGCCTTTGAGCGCCGCGCCACCCCCGGTTTTTCCTTCCATTTGCGCCTGCCGCTGGGCAGCGCCCACGATCCCGCAGGGCAGGAAGGCACAGCGGGCTTGGTGGAAGAATGGCTCTACAAAGGCGCGGGTGCGTTCAGCGCTCGGCAATTCCAAGATGCCCTAGACGACCTCGGCGTGCGGCGCGGCGGCGGGATAGACGCCGAGGCCACCTACTTTTCCGGCAGCGGCCTGAATGAAGACCTCTCCGGAGCGCTGCGCCTCTACGCCGATCTGCTGCGCCGCCCCCACCTGCCCGCAGGCGAATTGCCGGTGCTGCTCGATCTGGCCCGTCAGGATTTGGAAAGTTCGCAGGACAATCCCGCCGAGCGGCTGGGCCTGGAAGCGCGGCGAATGGTCTTCGGAACAAGCGGCTATGCCCACCCCACCAGCGGAACGGTGCAGGGCCTCAGCCAAATCACCCCCGACACTGCCCGCGCCTTTTGGCAGCGCTACGGCGCGGGCGGCAGCATCCTCAGCGTGGTGGCCGACACGCAGGCCGAGGCAGTCTTTGATCTGGCCGACGAATTGTTCGGTGATTGGCAGACAGCAGACACCGAGCCAGTGCCGCTGACGCCGATGCTGGGCACCACTTCGCACCTCAAAGGCGACAGCCAGCAGACCCACTTCACCTTCACCGGGCGCGGCATTTCGCCGCTCTCGCCGGACTGGTTGGCTTGGCACCTCTCGCTCACCGCTTTGTCGGGCGGGAGCGCCAGCCGCCTGTTTCAAGCGGTGCGCGAAGACCGGGGACTGGCCTACAGTGTCCATGCTGGCCCGCAGGTGGTGGGCGGGGTGGGCCTCATCAGCGGTTACGCGGCCAGCACTCCCCAACGCGCTCCCGAAACGCTGAGCGTGATGCTCGGCGAACTGCGCCGCTGGCAAGCCGGACTGGAGGGGGCCGAGTTTGACCGCGCCAAAAACGCTTTGATGGCCAGCACGGTTTTCGGCTCCGAGAGCATCCGCGCCCGCAGCGGCGGGATGGCCCGCGACTTGGCCGTTTTCGGGCGGGTGCGCGAGGCCAGCGAAATGAGAACTGAAATTGCCGAGTTGACTTTAGAGCGCGTCAATACTTTTCTGTCTGGTTACGACTTGGGCGAACTCAGTTTGGCGTCGCTCGGCCCGGTGCCTTTGTCACTCAAAGCGGAGGCAGCCCATGTCTGAAACCACTCTCCTCAAGCCCACCAAGCACGTGCTGAGCAGCGGCCTGACCGTGCTGCTAGAACGCGATCCCGACGCCCAAACGTTAGCAATGGGCTACTTCGTGGGCACCGGAGCCAGAGACGAGCGGCCCGCCGAGCTGGGTGCGTCGCACTTTTTGGAACACCTGATGTTCAAAGGCTCCGAATCCGTCAGCGCCCTCGATCTCAATACCCGCTTGGACGCGCTGGGCGGGCAGGCCAACGCCTTTACCAGCGAGGAAGCCACGGTGTATCACGCGGCCAGCTTGCCCGAACAAGCCGGCGAGCTGCTCAGCGCCCTCAGTGTGCTGCTGACGCCGGCCCTGCGCCCTGAGGAAGTCAGCACCGAGCGCGGAGTGATTTTGGAAGAAATTGAGATGTACGCCGATCAGCCCGACTCGCGCCTCATGGACATCCTGAACGCCGAATACTGGGGTGAACATCCGCTGGGCCACTTGGTGCTGGGTACGGCGCAAACGGTCAGCGCTTTGACACCTGAGGTGCTGCGCCGCAACTTTGCTGAGCGCTACGCTGCGCCGAATATCACGCTGGCGGTCTGCGGCCAATTTGACGAGCAGGCGGTACTGGACGCCGCCGAGCAAGCCTGTGCCGAGTGGCCCCGCCATTCGTTCGAGCGGCAAATCACGCCCCACGTTCCCCAAAGCGGCCTGAGCGTGACGCCTGACCCCGAGCTCAGCCGCGCTCAGGTGGCGCTGGCCGCACCGGGCCTCAGCAACGCCGACCCGCTGCGCGAAGCGGCCCACGTGCTGACCGAGATCATCGGCGGCGAAAACGGTCGGCTCTACTGGGCTTTGGTGGACACCGGCCTGTGTGACAGCGCTGACCTCTCACACGCCGAGTACGACGGTGCGGGCATGTTCGTGGGCGGCTTTTCCTGCGACCCGCCGCGTACCCAAGAAGTTCTGGACGCTTACCGCGCCGTGCTGGGTGAAGTGCAAAACGGCGGCATCACCGACCTCGAAGTGCGCCGAGCTGCCCGCAAAATCGCGGTGGGGGCGCTGCTGAGAAGTGGCACGCCGCAGGGCCGTTTGTTTAGCCTCGGCATGGATTATCTGGCACGCGGCGAACTCATCAGCGCCTCGGAGAGCGTGCGCCGTTACGCTGACGTGACGCCAGAGCAAGTCCGCGCCGTGCTGGAGCGCAGACCATTTGATGTATTGCGGGTGGCGGTGCTGGGGCCGGTTGGGGAATTGGTTTAGGGGCTTACTCTTTGATATTTACACTGAGGAAGACGCTTTCTTTCAGGTTGGCGGCGATCCAGCGCTGAAACTGGTGGTTTACCCCTCTGTTGGGTCGGAAGGCGAAACCCACTCCCCCAGCAAATACGCCAGCCGCGTCTGCGCTCCTTCCTGACTCCCGTACACGCTCCGCAGCAGTTCACCGCCCGGCGCGAAGGCCAGCCAGTGCGGCGTGCCTTGGGTCTGCCAGAACTCGGCCACCGAGCCGTCCAAATCCAGCGCGACGGGAAACGGCAACTTGGCGTAGTCACGGGCAAAGTTAAGTAACTGCGGCTCAACTTGCTCACGCGCATAAAAGCGGTGGCCCCGGCTGGTGTGAACTGCCAGCAAGTTCACCGAATCCCCAAACTCGGCGTGCAGACGCCGCATAAACGGAATGCCCCGCGACACGCAGGCTGGGCATTCCAAGCTAAAAAACTGCACCAGTCCGGGCCGCGTCCACTCGGCAGGGTCGGGCACGGCGTTCAGATGCACAAATTCGGTGGGAGCAGGCCAGCGCACAGCAGCAGTATTCCACGCGCTAGCATGCTCAGCATGTTACGTTCTCTGCTCGCGTTGTCGGCGCTGCTGCTCATTCCAACTTCTCTGGCGACCAGTGTGGCCGAAGTCAAGAAAAAAGGTGTGCTGGTGCTCGGCACCGATCCCACCTTTCAGCCGTTTGAATTCAAAGGCGAAGACGGCAGCATTCAGGGCTTTGACATCGACATTGCCAAAGCGGTGGCCAAAGATTTGGGCGTCAAACTCCAGATTCAGGCGGTGGGCTTCGGCGCACTGATGCCGCAGTCGGTTACCTCGGGGCGGGTGGACATGGCCATGAGCGCCATTACCATCACGTCTGAGCGGGCCAAAGTGGTGAGTTTCAGTTCGCCGTATTACCGTAGCGCCCAGGTCTTTATCGTCAAGGCGGGCAATCCGAGTAAGTTCGCTTGGCCCGCCGACGTCAAAAACATCAACATCGGGGTGCAGGCCACCACCACCGGCCAATTCGCGGCCAACGACACCCTCAAGCCCAAGGGAGCCAACCTCAAGGTCTATGACGACTTCGCGGCGGGCCTCGCCGACGTGCAGGCGGGCCGAATCGTAGCGCTGATCGGCGACGCGCCCACAGTCACCGACCTTAAACGGCGCTTGCCCGGCCAGTTTGATCAAGCCGGCAAAGCGCTGGTGGCCGAAGATTACGGCGCTGTGTTCAAGAAAGGAAGCGACCTCGCCGCCGCCGCCGACAAAACCTTGGCCCGTATGAAAAAAAGCGGCGAATATCAAAAACTGCTCGACAAGTGGATTGTGCAAAAGTGATTTGAGCCGCGCTCTGAGGATTCCTCACCCGTAAGGCTGCTAGATTGACGACCGATGTGGTTTCGTGTCTTTTTGCTGCTGGCTCTCGCGGGTCTGGTGGCCCTCATTTCTCCGGCTGTGCCCGCACTGCTCAAGTACGGCGCTGTTCCTTCGGCCCCCGTACGCCCTGTGAACTTGCTGCTGGCGGGCGTCACTCCTGAATACGACGAGACTTCGGCGGTGTGGCCCTGGCCGGCCAAGCCTGAAGCGTATACCTACCTCACCGACACCATCGTGCTGGCGCAGTTGCGGGCGAGCGGCGAGGTGGAGCTGCTCAGTATTCCCCGCGATACCTGGGTCAACATTCCTTCTGTTGGGGGCAGTCAGGCGGGCTACGGCAAAATCAACGCCGCCAACCGGCGCGGCGGTCCCGAAGTGCTGGTTCAAGCGGTGCAAAACCTGACTGGCCTGCCGGTAGACGGTTACGCCCTGCTCAGCCTCAACGCCCTGCGCGACCTGACCAACGCTTCCGGCGGCGTTGATGTGAATGTGCCGGAGCGGATGCAGTACGACGACAACGCCGGAAAGCTGCATGTGGATTTGCAGCCGGGAATGCAGCACCTCAGCGGCCCGCAGGTCGAAGGCTTTTTGCGCTTTCGCCACGACAATCTGGGCGATATTGGCCGCGTGACCCGCCAGCAGCTTTATTTGCAGTCGCTCAGCCAAAAGCTGACGAGTCCGCTCAACGTCTGGCGCTGGCCCAGCGTGATTGGGGCGCTTGACCGCAACACTAAAGCGGGCCTGAGCCGTGAGGTGATTTCGCACACGCTCGGGGCACTGCTCTCCGGCCCCAAAATCAACACCCACACCTTACCCGGCGATTTTGGCCCGTCAGGAACATGGACGGCCAATCGCAGCGAGATTCGCGCCCTCATCTCCAAGTCGTTTAGTGATCCCAGCGACCCCAGAAGCCGCAGCGTGGCGATTGCCAATATCGACGCTCCAGCAGGCGCGGCCCGCGCCCTCCAAGACAAATTGGTGGCGGCGGGTTACAGCAACGTCTGGATCGTGAATTTGCAGCGCGGTCAAGCGCCGACCACCTTCATCGCAGGTGCGGCGGGCGCGGCGCTCAGCGGCCTCAGGGCGGATCTGGGTTACGGTCAGGTACAGGCGGCAGGCGGCGCAGCGGGTGCGGATCTCACGATTTTGCTGGGCAGCGACACGCCCGTGCCGAACTGAGGGAAGGTAAGAACCGCCGCCTCTGCTTCAAACCCGTAGTTCGTACAGCGCCACATCGTAGCCATGCACCACTTTGCGCCCGCGCACTTCAAAGCCGAATTGCTCGTAAATGGCCCGCAGCTTGGGACGGTTCCAGGTGGTGTCCAGTCGCAAGAAGGTGCAGCCCTCAGCTCTTGCTTCGCTAACCGCCGCTTCCAGCATTAGCTGCGCCAACCCTTGCCCCTGAAACTCAGGCGGCACGCCGAGCTTGTGGAGGTAAAGCGCTTCTCCCACTAAAGCGTCGGGCCAAAAGTCGGGGTCGGCGGCCAGCAGCACCATCGTGGCCGCCGCTTGGCCGCCCAACCAGCCGAGGCGAAAGCTGGCAGGCGGATACTGCGCTGTCAAGCGCTCCACCGTCATGGCGGAGTGCGGCCAGAGGGATTCGCCACGTGCTTGCAAGTTGCGGGCGGCGGCTTCCAGAATGCCGGCGCACAGCGGGAGTTCAGTCAGTTGAGCGGGCCGGACAGTCCAACTGAGCATGCTGAAGTCTAGAGCAAACCAGCCGCTTCAGTTCTGCCCGTACCTCGCTTATGTTCCCAGCGGCGGAGCGGCCTCGATCCCCGTGGCCCACAGCGCCGCGCCGCGCCGTTCCAGCCGCACACGCGGCAGCGGAGCGCGGGCCTTGCCGAACACCGCTTCACCCGAGCGCAGCGGATCGAAGACGCTGAAATGGCAGGGGCAACCGAGCCGGGGCATATTGTCCGGCGGGCGGTAACTGAAGCTGAAGGCCAGCACTTCGGGGTCTTTGACCAGGTTGACAGTGCAGCCCAAATGGGTACAGATTCGGCTGAAGGCGGCGTAGTGCTGCCCGTCCACCTCCAAGCTGCCGAGCGTGGCGGCGGGCAAGCGCAGCAGGATGCAGGGCCGCTTGTCGTAGCTAAATGCTTGCTGTGCCCACTCGCCGCTGAGCGCCGTCAGTGCCGCCACGCGCACGGCTGTTCCCGTCACAAAGTCAGGCGCACTGGGCTTTTCTTTGCCAAACGTGATGCGGCTGGCGTAGTAGCCCATATAGCCGAAGACGCCCACCGTCGCGCCGACCGGCAGCAGCCACCATTTTTCTAAAAGCTGACGGCGGGTGGGCATCAGCGAACCTGCCCTTCAGCCCCGCTCACTTCTGCCAGCCTTCCAACTTGCTCACCAGCGCTTCTAACTCCGCGCCCTTGATGTTGGGGTAAGCCGGCATAGCTCCCTTGCCATTTTGAATGACCGATTTCAGCTCGGCCCTGCTGAGGCGGCTCTCGTGCAGGTTGGGGCCGAGGCCGCCGCGCCCGCCCGCGCCGTGGCAACTGGCGCAGTTGGCCGCGTAGATTCGTGAAGCCGGGTCGGTTTGGGCCGTGCTGGCCCGCAACGTAGCGATCAAATCGTCGGCTTCGCGTCCGGCGGGATCTAAGCTCTGGTAGCGCTCCAGCGCGGCGAGGGCCAGCTTGGACTCGCCGAAATTGTTGAACGCGTAGCCGAGCAGCAACTGGCTTTCGGGGTCGCTCGGCGCGAGTTGGGCGGCGGTGCGAACCAGCAAAAAGGCTTGCGAGGCTTGCTGCTCGTTGGCCGGAGCGCTGCGGCCTTGCCCGGTCAGCAGCATGATGCCCAGCCGCCGCAGCGCTTTGGGCTGCTTGGGATCGAGCCGCAGCGCACTGGCGTAAGCGGCGCTGGCTTGGTCGTATTGGCCGGCGGTAAAGGCCGCGTCGCCCCACGCCAGATAAGCGGCTTGGGTTTGGCCGCGCTGCGCCTGCGCCTGCAAGCTCGGCAAGCTCAGGGCACTTTTGATGGCTGTTCCTTCGCCGCTGTCGAGCGCGGCCAATTGCCACTGCGGCACAAAGCTGAGTGCGCCCACGCCCACCACCGCTGCGGCCAGCACCACGCCGATCAGGGCGGGCGCGAATACGCTGCCGGATTTGGGCGCGGGCGGCAAGCCGTCGAGGGCACGCAGGCTGCGGGCGGCGCGGTTTTCCAAATCTGGGCGGCGGGCTTCATCCTCCAGGTCAATCAGTTCAGCCGTCAAAGCGTCGCGCTCACCTTCCAGACGCAGGCGCTCGGCAGCGTTGGGGTCGGCGGCGTTGCGGGCCCGCAGCGGCGAGACCACCGCCAGCAGCGCGGCCAAGCCCAGCAAGACCAGCAGCACGATCAGCAAAGCGTTCACGACTCCCCCCGCTGCTGCTCACGGCCAGCTTGGACTTGGGCGCGGATTTCGGCCAAATAGGGGTCTTCGGGTTCGTCGGCGTTGAGGGCGGGGTCAGCCGCCGTTTTGACGGGAGCAGCCGCGCCGCGCCGCTGACCGACCAAATAGCCCGTCAACGCCCCGCCGCCCAGTAGCAGCGCCAGAGACGGCAAAAGCCACAGCAGTTTTCCGGCAAAATCATTGGACGGCCTGAGCAGCACCCGCTGGCCGTAGCGCTCGCGAAAATAGTCGTAAATCTGCGCGTCCGTCTGCCCGGCTTGTGTCTGGGCGCTGATTTCTGAGAGCATCTGTTTGCTGATGTCGTTGCCGCTCTCGGTGATCGGCAGCACGTCGCGGCAAATCGGGCAGCGAATGCTGTTGCCGACGCGCGAAACTTGGCTTTGCTGCGCGGGGGTCAGCGGAGCGGCCAGCGCAGACGAAGCGAGCAGGAGAGCGGTCAGCAGGCGCTTGAGGGCCGACATTAGAACGTCACTCCGATGCTTTGCAGGCCTGCCGAGAGCCGCTCACGGGTCAATCCGCCCCGGTCAACCGACTTGATCAACCCGTCCGTGCCGATAAAAAAAGTTTCCGGCACGCCAGTGATGCCGTAATTGATCGACGTTTTGAGGTCGCTGTCGAGCAAGTTGGGGTAGGCCAGGCCGTAATCGGCAATGAACTTACGCATCCGCGTTTTGTCGGGGTCTTGAAACAGCACGCCGACCACGTTGAGGCCAGCCGCGCCCTGCTTTTCGCTGGCTTCGCGCAGGAGCGGCGCTTCGTCGCGGCACGGCACGCACCACGAGGCCCAGAAATTGAGCACCAGCGGCTTGCCTTTGAGCTGCTCCAAGCTCACCGTGCCGCCGTCCAGCGTTTTGAGGACGAATGTCGGCGCGGCCTTGCCCAGCAGCGGATCGCCCACGCCGCTCGAAGCGTCTTTGGGCCGCAGCAGCGCTACGCCCAGCGCCGCCACCAGCGCAAAGGCAATGCCCGGAGCGACAAAGCGCCGCCAAGCGGGAGGAGTGGAGTTGAGTTTGGTCATGAAGCTCCTTAAACGTGGCAGGTGGTGGTGGGAAGGGCAATCCCTGGCGCTCACTTCACTTTTCTCTCCGCTCCTGCCACTGGGAGAGGCGCTAAAAAGCGGAGTCCTTGTCTTTCTTAGGGGGTGGAGTGAGCAAATCGAATATCTCTCCCCGCTCCTCAGTCCGCCGCCACTGCCCCGCCCGTTACCTTGCGCACAGCGGGCCGCGCCGGAGATAGCAAGGTGACGCCCGCGCCCAGCACGATAATCAAAGTGCCGACCCAAATCCACGACACCAGCGGCGATTTGATGAGGCGGATGCTGGCCCACTTGCCATTTTTGTCGATGTTGGTGGTCACGAGGTAGGTGTCGCCCAGCACGCTGTAGCGCACGGCGGGAGTGGGAAATGGGGTGCCGGGGTCTTGGGCATAGACGTTCATGCGCGGCGCAAAACTCTGGCCATTGACCCGAATTTGGGTGATGGCGCTGGAGCCATAGTCATACTTGGCCTCGCGCAGGCTTTCGAGCCGCAGGGTGTCGCCCAGCACCTGTTTGTCTTGGCCGAGGTTGAGGGTGGTTTCGCCGCTCTGTTTGTACGCTCCCGAAAAGGCCAAGCCCAGCGCCAGCACCACCAAACCGAGGTGAGCGGTATACGCTCCGTAGCGGCGTGGCTGCTCACTGAGCAGGGCCGTGAGGCTGCCGCGCTGTCTGGCCGCCCGGAGGGTCAGGGTGGCGAGTCCGGCGACGTTGTAGGCGCACAGGGCCAGTGTCAGCAGTACTGCCACGCTCCGGACGCCCAGCACGGCGGCGATGATGGCCGCCAGCACGCCCGTTCCAACCGGCAGCCGCAGGGCCATCAGCAGGCTCTCGCCGTCAGCCCGACGCCAGGGCAGCAGCGGCCCGACGCCCATCAGCAGCAGCAAACCGAGGCCAATCGGCACGCTGAAGGTATTGAAAAACGGTGCGCCGATGCTGCTCTTGCGGCCCGTCACGGCTTCCACGATCACCGGAAACAGGGTGCCGAGCAGCACCACGGCGCTGAACACCAAAAACAGCCAGTTGCCCGCCAGAAACGCAGCTTCGCGGCTGAGCGGTGCGGGCGCTTCACCCAGGTCGCGCAGCTTGGGGGTGCGCCAGGCGGTCAGGGCCACGCCGCCGATCAGCAGCAATGCCAGAAAACCCAGAAACACAGGGCCGACTGGCCCGCCCGCGAAGGCGTGGACGCTCTGCACGATGCCGCTGCGGTTCAGGAAGGTGCCCAGCACGGTGGAGGTGTAGGCCAGCACGATGAGCCAGATGTTCCAGCCGCGCAGCAAGTTGCGTTTTTCCTGAATCTGGATGCTGTGCAAAAAAGCGGTGGTCAGCAGCCAGGGAATGAAGCTGGCATTCTCGACCGGATCCCAGGCCCAGTAGCCGCCCCAGCCCAATGTTTCGTAGCTCCACCAACCGCCCGCCACAATCGCGGCGGTCAAAAAGACCCAGGCCATCAGCGTCCAGCGGCGGGTCACGCTCAGCCAGTGATCCGAGAGTCGCCCAGTAATGAGCGCGGCCACCGCGTAGGCAAACGGCACGCTCAGGCCCACGAAGCCCAAATACAGCAAGACCGGGTGAACGGCCATCATCCAGTGGTTTTGCAGCGCCGGATTCGGCCCCTGCCCCTGCAACGGAATCTGTGCCAGCGGGGTAAACGGCGAGGCCACTCCTGCCACCACGCCCACGAAAAACAGCAGTGAAACGAACATCGCTCCCAGTGCCCAGGGCCGCAGAGCGTCGCGCCGCAGGGTCAGGCTGAGAATGAAAGCGTAGCCCGCCAGCAGCCAGGCCCACAGCAAGATGGAGCCTTCCAGCGCTCCCCACAGCGAGGTGATCTTGACCCAAGTCGGTGAGGTGGTCATCGAGTGCTCGGCCACGTAACGCACCGAGAAGTCGTCGCGCAGCAGGGCCGAGAGCAGCGCCAGAATCGCCAAACTGACAAAGGCGAACACCGCCCAAACGCTGCGGCGGGCCGCTTCGGTGCTGCGCGGGTCGCTTCGCAGGCCACCCAGCACCGAGAGCCACAGCCCCGCCAACGTAAAGGCTAGGGCCAGCAGCATGGCGACTTGGCCCAGCGCGGCCAGAGGACTGGACTGAAATGAAATCAGATTCAGCATGATCGTTGCTGCTCCTTACTGCCCTTCGGCGTTGGCGTCTTTGGCATTTTTCAGCATGTCTTTGAGTTCGCTCTGGCTACGCGGGATGCGGTATTCCTCGCTGTGCTTGACGATCAGTTCGTTGGCGTGAAAGACATTCTGGGCATTGAAGGTGCCGCGCACCACCACGCCCTGATTTTCCTTGAACAAGTCCGATACCGCGCCCTGATACACCACCGGAAACGTCGCGCTGCCGTCGGTGACGTTGAAATTCAGGTCGAGCGAATTGCGGTCATACTTCACGGCCCTGACGAGGCCGCCGATTCTGACGGTGTGGCCCTGCAAGTTGGCGGCCTGGGCCTTGTACTCGGTGGGCGTCACGAAGTATTCGATGCTCTGGGCGAGGTTGCCGAAGATGATGTAAGTCAGTAAGCCAGCGAGGGCCACGCCCGCCAGCACATACGGCAGCGGGTTTTTCCTGCGCCTTCTGGCCTGAGGGAGTTGAGGAGACGAGGGCGCACTCACAGTTCCCTCTCTTCTTGCCGCAGCCGCCACCAGACCCAGCCCAGATAGCCGATCAGAATCACGAACGTAACGACGTAAGTAATGAGGACGTAGCCCGAATACTTATCCACGGCGCACCTCGCTCTGGCTCAGCGGCTGATTCAGGGGCGGCAATTCAAATTCGCGCTCTTCGCGGCGCTCCTGCTTGGCCGCCAAAATGCCGCGCACCCGCAGCAAGTAAACGTAAAGCAAGGTAAAGGCGAGCGTCATGACGGTCAGGGCGATGCCGTACACCGGAGCCGCGCCCCACTGCATTCCGCCGAGCAGCTTGAGGGTCTGGGTCTGGTGAACCCCGCGCCACCACTCCACCGCCATGTAATTGACCGGAATGTAGAGCGTGCCGACCACGCCGATCACCGCCGAAACGCGGGCGCGGCGCTCGGGGTCGTCGATCAGGCCGCGCACCAGCAGGTAAGCGCCGTACACCACCAGCGAGAGGGCGGTGGTGGTCAGCCGGGCGTCCCACACCCAGTAGGTGCCCCAGGTCGGCTTGGCCCACAGCATGCCGCCCACGATGGTCGCCACTGTAAACAGCACTCCGATTTCACCGCTGCTCATGGCGAGGCGGTCGTAGCGGCGCTGGCGGGTGATGAGGTACAGCAGCCCGAACAACCCGGTGCCGCCATACGCAAGGTAACTCAGCCATGCGGTCGGCACATGCACGAACATCAGCCGCACGAGGAGGCCCTGATTGACGTCGGCGGGTGCGGTGAGACTCAGCCACAGGCCGGCCAGCACACTGAGGGCCGTCACTGCGCCGAGAACGGGGGTGAGACGGTCTTTTTTCGAGCCTGTTTTACTGAGCGTGGTCACACTGGTCATTGTGTCTCCAAACGGGCGGAGCGAAGGTAAGAGAAGGCGGCAAAAAGGCCGAGGGGAGCGGGCAATTCCAGCTTGGAGAAGCTCGCC contains:
- the ccmD gene encoding heme exporter protein CcmD, with amino-acid sequence MDKYSGYVLITYVVTFVILIGYLGWVWWRLRQEEREL
- the ccsA gene encoding cytochrome c biogenesis protein CcsA; the protein is MTSVTTLSKTGSKKDRLTPVLGAVTALSVLAGLWLSLTAPADVNQGLLVRLMFVHVPTAWLSYLAYGGTGLFGLLYLITRQRRYDRLAMSSGEIGVLFTVATIVGGMLWAKPTWGTYWVWDARLTTTALSLVVYGAYLLVRGLIDDPERRARVSAVIGVVGTLYIPVNYMAVEWWRGVHQTQTLKLLGGMQWGAAPVYGIALTVMTLAFTLLYVYLLRVRGILAAKQERREEREFELPPLNQPLSQSEVRRG